From the genome of Solanum dulcamara chromosome 12, daSolDulc1.2, whole genome shotgun sequence:
CGTcgctattttaaatatgttgacCAAATATTTTGACCAGTAGCGACGGACTTAGCGACCCAGTCCGTCGCTACGTTAAAAAAAAACAAGCGACGGACGGCgtcttaatatttaatttataaataattattttttaataaaatatataaaatatttatataaaaataatatttaattttagcgGAAAAATCTGCCAAAATAAGCGACGGACTAGGCGTCACTGTCCGTCGctcctattaaaaaaaattaaaaataaaaaaaaacgaCGGACAGCGTCGTTTTATCCAtcgcattttatttgcgacgtaGTCCGTCGCTTTGTGTTCTATCATTTTTTgacagttttttagtagtgctAGTCATCACACCAATTCACTTTATtggatattttaatattatttcattatataaaattttaattaaacatTATTTAAATTGTATGTtttaattaaatctcttgaatatttaattattttttatgtaatattCTTATAGTATTAACTTTAGATATAAAAGTtagttttttaataattttttttatatatgacttttttaaaaaaataaatttatattgaaatttgaatatttatgtagaatttaaaataattttttcaattatgtgatgtttattttattgtatttcattaatgattttgcttttatttgtattatccattattatgtataatatttactagtaatttatattatataaaaagttatgatataaagtaattttatattaaacgactataaaaaaaataggtggaacccatcggtggcccctcaaagttggaaccaactttcacttagatacTTCAACTaagatttgttcattttagacaccttaaGTAAGAtttcgatgtgtcattttgatactttttttacaatcactcaaatatctaaagtgtgtgtaatacacttgcagctgatgtgtcaaagtgacctattaaatgaagttaatgaccacttttttctaatcaaaagtcattattttaaaattatttttgatatatctgtcacgtttcttcatttaattggtcactttgacacatcagcgtcaagtgtattacacacactttagatatttgggtgattgtaaaaaaaagtgtcaaaatgacacatcagaaccttacttaaggtgtctaaaatgaacaaagcttagttgaggtgtctaagtgaaagttggtgccaactttgaggggccaccgatgggttaggccaaaaaaatatgaattatgtatgatgAATGATTTAGaaagaatttattttatgaaataaaaaatataaataaaataagaaataataatataataataaagaaagagaaaaataatttttttgaatacaaaattttgatataataaatttgagttgatttatattaaaataattttgatattaaatttaatataaaatttgatgtttGGATTGAAGATGGATCGAGAAGGGATCTACTTTTTGCATCAAAACGACACGTAACCCGTTGGCAGTAATTATTTGGTGCATCGCTGGTGAATGATGAGGATACACGTGTGTGTGTAGccagtttttatttttaaacccAAACACTAGAATATTGCTGACCGACGGGCAGGGGCAGGGTAGGGGAAACAATGACCTCGAAAATAGAGCCTAACAGGTCCCAATGATATTGGCTAGTTTCATTATCATGTAATGAGTGGGTCCCAAAATAAATTGTTGTTTAATGCTATGTAGGGACCACATCGACGCAGCTCCGATGTGGGAGGAGAgaggaaaataaaatttactatcaTGGAATGGATGAGAGTGGCAGTGGGCCCCCAAAAATGTTGCTTTTTCGAAAATTGGTCTAatcttttcttaatattgtGCTTGAGCTATCAAGATTTATCACTATTTCTGTTACAACTACTAGTATTTCATATGTAGTTGTCTATATCAAAGTAACATATGTTTGAATCACAATTTATGGACTCTTTGATTTAGCTAAATCAATGTAAATAAATGCTACCCCCTCCGTTCATATTAATTGTTCATACGTCTGTTgagaaattataaataagaagGATAAATTTACTAATCAATCtattaaaaattttcaaaaaacttTATAAAttgatttatgttttttttaaaaaataattataagagtaATATAAAAAAAGCATTAATTCTCTCTTGattttgaagtaatttgaaataaatatttttaaaaatatagacATCAAACAGAGGGAGTACGAATTAATAGATGCTTGAGACATGAAAACAGTTTTAGCAGGATTagttagtttttttttcctttagaaataaaaagtttaactctctaaaaaaaaaaagaagggcaAAAGCCCTTAATTGTAGTAGAACTTAATTGAAGATTCTCTGAAACATAAGGGAGCAAAATGGTAAAGAAGTTTGTGCCCTAAAAATTACTTATGATAGTCAAGTTGGCAATAGATTCACTGTACTGTATATTGCCATTAGATTCCACCCTTGAAACCTGGAGAAACAGCCAGTGGTTTTATTACATAATGCCACCTAATAtgcaaatttatatataaaaaaattatttctattataataataaataataaatatgaattattaattttaaaaatataataagtttagtattttaaaatttcaaatgtaAAATCCATATAATATAATTCATGGATTCCGATGCCCTTGGTCCCTTAAATCACAATTATTGGTTTTTATCTAATATAGTTTTTTCTAGTGGTCTAAATTAACATTAAACATAGCGTAGTCTCCACTCTCAaccaatcaaataaaaaaattatacttatgATGGACACTCGTAAATTTCTTATTTGTGATCAGTCACTTTACTACTGCACTATAATGAATGATATAAACTTTAATATTACGCTCAACGTACAATATTATCACTTGTAATTATAAGCTATTATCGTTTGTGAAAACTGATTTCCTCTATTTAtcaaactcttttttcttagttatatttaataaaaaaaagttaaaaatttattttatcattaatGAGATGTGTTACAATAAAATACCTAGTGTAATCTCATAATTGAAATTTATAGAGGATAAAATATACACAAAACTTATACTACCTATGCGGTGTAAACAGAGTATTTTTGAGAGATCTTCATAGAAGAAATTCAAAGCAAGATacaatttttcttaaaaaaaaatagaaagcaaataaaataacaaatattatAATACTTTGAAGAATAAAAACAAATATGGAATTACTAAAATTATTACTAATTATAAGGCTACAAGGAGATGGGACTAGCCCCTTAAATTCTCTCAACTAAAAGGTGACAACATTTAGACCTTTTACTCTAATTATCGATctccatattattttatttgaaattacaTTCTCAATAAACTGAAGTTGTGCCACTTTATGAGATGAGTTATGTCTGAAGTACaatgaaacaaataaatatatatgatttattttaaatttattgagCATGCTTTGACAGCTCGTGTTGGAGTACTCCTTAACATATCACAAATCATTTACAGGCCGCAaacttcaattattattttttcttaaattctgtATCCATCCAAATACGATCGCTTAAATATAGAGAAAATGAGTATTATTAACTAgccctaaaaataaataaatgaaataagatatCAACTCAACTATATATCATGGGAAATCCATCAATATATAAGAAGCTCCACCACTTCCTTGCAATCCTCCCACACtctctatttctttttcttcataaaaattaaagaatgaaGTCAGGTGCAGCATATTACAGTGGATGTGAAGAACAGTATCAACCCCATTTTCTTGATGCTTGTTTTCTTTGCCAAAGACCCTTGGCTCACAACACTGACATCTTTATGTACAGGTTAGCTACATAAATACTCATCTTACATAATCTTTTTCTAAGTATTTTTGAAAACCTTTTACTTTAAATTTCTAATATTTACCTTAATGGCATATTCTAATTATATAGTCAATAAATTTCATTGTATGCTTAAGATGACAAGTTAGAAAGATAttgtttttggaaatttttatttaaaacaaGTCATAGTATTTAGGAAAATGTTAGTAGCCCAACTGGTTAGGATTCGATTTTCCGCCTTATAATATCATCTTCCATTTTTCCTGTCATAAATATTATTTGTGATAATAAACAATTTCATGAGgggtaaaacaaaaaaattaaaattaagtaatttttaaatatatcatcTTAAGGAAATAGAGAAAAAGCAAGTAtttaattaaaagtgaaaaaagtAGCTAATAATAGTTAATTTCTTGGGATATGAATGTAATAGTTTATTGTGATTGCAGAGGGAACACTCCATTCTGTAGCCAAGAATGCAGGGATGAGCAAATAGAGATGGATGAAGCTAATGAGAGAAAATGGAAAAagctttcttcttctaagacaaaAACAGAAACTGACACAAACAAAGCTGTACGGACAGGCACAGTTGCTGTTTCTTGAAATTATCACCAATCAAACATAAGTTGTTACTACATTATGTATCACGAGGTAGTAAAGGTCTGTATGTACCCGATCCTTTTCCGACCTTACCATCGCGTGGAATTATAAGAAAAACTTTCTACCAAAAGAAAACAACTAAGCAACTCCTGCAAgtcatttgaaaaataattttgactaCAAACAATTTTGATGGTGGAATCAAGAAGAGAAGTGAAAACCCCatcaaacaattttgaattatatttcTTTAAATTAAATCTTGTGGAATGTCTGTAAAAAGGGACATCCATATTTGGGAGGGTTTAAAATCTCTAATCTCCTATCTGAACTATCTTTGCTTTCGATCAGCTTATGAAGCGGTTTCTGTTTTGtgtaaagaaaacaaaacacagtttatatatataaggcATAATAAAAAGTAGTTGGAGTATAGTGTATGTCCATGTCCCTGTCCACAATTGTTGCATCTTCATCTCTACCACCCACTAATAGTTCAGATATTTAAACGTAAAACGGAATAATTTACGTGTGTTTTTAATATTCACTCTTTCCGAAGCTACTAATTCCTATGAGAGGATTCAACCAGGATACAAACTTGATTCTTGATGAATCTCATGAAAGAGTACATTCAACAAAGGTCCGTCTAAGCCCATCTAAGAATGCATCAATCACGTACGTCTAGACATTTCATTGTAATAGTTGTGCTCAGTTATTCgtaaaaatttcttttgaacaatgttctatatatatataggtcacAAGTTTGAGTTGTGAAAATAATCACATAGACTTTCTATATCGCACTTCTTAGAGTACGGACTTTCCCCGGATCCTGCTAATGCGGGATGTATTGTACACTCAACTGCCCTTTAATGTTCTCAATATATGTGGATGTTTCTATTTGTACCTTTCCAACCCGTCTTCCAGCtgattaatctttgcaagaatTTATTAGTTATTAGGATAATGCATAAGTACCTTGAACTATAACTTAAATTTCAGCGATACACCTTAATTTAATTAGGGTCCTATTATCTCCTAAACTcatttttttgcatttttgtACATCTTTTGTGTTGACGTGGAATCTTCAACCATGTAAGTTGGTTGTTTTTGTACACACGCGCCTGCAACGTCggcaaaatatatttttaacattttttaaaaaaatatttttttatttttttaaaaatatttttattttctatatcttgtatttaaattaaattaattcacatatttttttataaaaaaattcccttgtatttagattttttaatttttttttaccttcaaTCATTgtcttttcacttttatttttttattaattttatttactctttttattttctttgtctttcttttcgatttgatttcaaatttaattccaaatatctcgtatttaaaataagttaatttcgaatgaatatcaaaataagtgaaaaaaatcaaataaaacttttaaaaaataaaatgttaaaattaaaagacacattttaattattttttttaaaaatccacataagtttttaaaaataattaaaagtaaaaagataagaaattaatgaaagaaaaaaattttaaagtgaagaataaatttaaataaatattttacatagaaagaaataaaaataattaaatatatatacgtTTTAATATTGTACTGACTAATTATAAAGTTACCAATTAAAAAAGGACATGTGTCCAATTTTTCCACTCATAACTTGTCTTCAAGAGAGTGTGCATACTATCTGTGCCACGCCAGTTTTTAGggtatatttatttcattttaaaataataagaataataagaccCTAATTGAGTTAAGATGTGTCGTTGAAAtttcgataaaaaaaaaaatatgttgaaTTGGGACAGGAAACCATCATAAGCCAGCCAACAGTTCAGGATATGTATGCACTATCCCTTAGTTATTACATGGTAGTCCGGTTTGTTGCTAGAAgtattacatttttaaaaaatccacATAATCCCATCTACATGCTAGACCTCCCAATAATGTCACTAAGTGGATTGGTAGGTGAAATAACAACATTGACTAACTTTGATAATGAATTGACAATAATTGAGTGACTTATGATGTACACATGAGTCAAATTCTTTTTTCACAGTTGGCGTAGACTTTTGATTTCTGTGGTGTGTGCATCTTTTACTTATTTCTTAGCCCTATACTATGAATCAAGCAACACATCGTTTTTCATAGAATAAATGCAGAGAGCTTTGGTTTTTTAGTCTTCTATCATGAGGATCAGTGGTTCAATTTTCATCTGCTAGAATATGTACTGCTTTTGCAGTCatacaattttattttgtaatgatAGTTGATACTTGATCGATTTGCAATACgtaagaaaatataataaagaaaagtTATTGCTGGTTTCTTGTTAATTTACCAATCGAGTCGTCCTTATGTGGTCGATGATAAACTAACAAAGTGCTTACTCGACGATTTAGGAGATTTATCAAAGAGGAGAACAAATACGTGGCTGAAGTAACCAAGGGAAACATTTGAGCAACTAGATGTTAGTATGTCATTTATGACAGTAAATTTCATCCTTTACAAAAGTAGGCGACGCCAACAAAATTTGTGACGATCCGCACATTTAAATCATGATGACATCTAccataacccaccagtaggtaagtcaaTCCATATACCCAGAACGACAAGTAACAAGCATATTAGGCAGAATCAACAACCAACAAAAATTTATAATGAGTAAATGAAAACACAACGGAAAAGAGAACAATataaacatatacatacataaacAAAGTATAAGATCCAATCCCACAACCTGGTGGATGATAGGACAAAGAACCTAAAAGAGTATTAAGTCCCAAAAGTGAACTAAAAAGTACAGACTTGTCTCGAACACAAAAGACAAAACTATATACATGTGGAGATAAGTCGAACTAGGATGCCATCAGCTCGCCCTCTATCTCTGAAGATCTCCGTAACTGAACCGAATCAATGCTGTCTACTAGCACTCGGATCTTCATCAAGAAAACACATACAGAGCatagtatgagtacaaaaacAATAAATACCCAGTAGACATTATAGGCTTACTGAGCT
Proteins encoded in this window:
- the LOC129876394 gene encoding FCS-Like Zinc finger 3-like, which codes for MKSGAAYYSGCEEQYQPHFLDACFLCQRPLAHNTDIFMYRGNTPFCSQECRDEQIEMDEANERKWKKLSSSKTKTETDTNKAVRTGTVAVS